Genomic segment of Scardovia inopinata JCM 12537:
GCGAAGACCGCCCTTATAGGGGCCGATGGCACTGTTGAACTGAACCCGGTACCCGCGGTTCACTTGTATTGCGCCCTGATCATCAACCCAAGCAACCCGGAACTTAATCACGCGTTCGGGCTCAACCAGTCGCTCAACCACTCCGTTTGCCTCATACTCGGGGTGAGCTTCCACCGCTGGTTCCAGAGTCTCAAAAACCTCGCGGACGGCCTGGAGAAATTCCTTCTGGTCTCCATCCCGCTTTTCCACCTGGTCATACACCCGCTTCAGATAGGGATTAGTCACAGTCATGATGTTCCTTTCATTGCATTGTGTCCGGCTTCGCCTGTCTCCCATGCAGCTGTCTCACATACAGTGGATATCTGCACAGTGGGTGACTAGCGCTTGCCTGGTCCTTATGGTATCGATTAAAAAAGATTATTCTGTATTTTTATCTCAGATTTTGACCTTACTCCTTGAAGTTTTGGCGGGAAAAGTGGAGTATGCGGTATAAAAATACAGTATTATTCTTCCTGGATGGATTCTTTTTGAATGGAATCTTCTTGAGATTTTTCTGCTGCGGTCAGATTAGTGAAACCTGCCATCCGTACTGTCCACCCAATGGTTTGTTCTGTTTCGTTCAGTCCTTTTTGTTCCTGACCGGCAATAAAGCTGTCATACAGGTCCAGGGTTCTTTGAGAGTAAGTCCCTAATTCTCCTCTCAGATATGTTTCCAGGCTGGTTTTATTTATTGTGTCTTCTGAGGTAGTAATGACTCTCATGTGAGAGCCCAGGTGGGGGTAGCGGCTGACGAAATCTTTGGCCCAGGCAACCTGGCGTGAAATAATTCTTTCCTGCTGGCTGTGCCGCTTGTCTGACAAAGCAGGCATGAAAGCTTCCAGATGCTGCCTGTAATAATCACCGTCTGTCGATTCCATCATCCGGGCATATTTTTCTGTCAGCAAATTTCTTCCCTCTTGTTCAGCTTCTTCCAGATCCTGCAGATAGCTGATCAGGAGAGGAGCAGTCCATGTAAGAAATTGACTCAGCCGCATCTGATGAAAAACAGGCCAATTTCCTTGGCAGAGGGCTCGGCCGCCTTCATTGGTGACCTTCTGAAATTGCTTCCATTCCAAAGCTACCACGGCTTCTGCTTGTGACAGGAATTCCTGATCGGTCAGCTTCACCGGCGAGGCCTGCTCCTGGGAGTTCCCCTCTGTCTGCTTATCTGGGGAATTTGCTGATTCATGTGTTGGGACCATGCTTATATTTTAGCCCTCCTGTCGCATGCTTGGCTCCGGCTGCAATCATGGCAATCAGTATGGAAATAAAGGCATGGGCAATCATGGCGGTCATGACAGCGACAAGCCAAAATGAGAGATTGACCACACTAGTCGACCTGGACCGAATAGCCTGATAGGCTTACTTCGTTACCTACAAGACTTGGTGGATCCCCGGTGGCATCTTCCCTAGATGTTCTTGATGTTTTTGGCGGACCAGGGTCAGACAACTGAAAAATAAGAGGTGAGTCGCATTTTGTTGACGTGTGCAGGAGTAATCTCCGCTGGAAAAAGTACTTTAACTCAGATTTTATCTGATGAGCTGGGGACCAAGGCCTATTTTGAACCCGTCGAAGATAACCCCGTTCTTCCCCTGTTTTACAAGGGAAATCAGCTAGTGGAAGAGGGAAAGGCTGAGACTAACCCTTATGCCTTCCTCCTACAGGTTTTCTTCCTCAATCGCCGCTTTGCCATGATCAAGCAGGCTATGCAGGAAGATAACAATATTCTGGATCGGTCCATCTACGAGGACTCGATTTTTATGAAGATGAATACTGATCAGGGCCATGCCACTCAGGAAGAGTGGAAAATCTATAAAGCACTTCTCGATAATATGCTTGAGGAGCTCCCTTATGCTGCCAAAAAGAAGTCACCCGATTTGATGATTTTCCTGGATGTCAATCTGGAAACGATGTTGTCCAGGATTAAGATTCGCGGCCGTGAGTATGAGCAGGTTGAGTCAGATCCCTCCTTACTGAACTACTACAAGACCCTGCTCTCTTACTATTCGGACTGGAAGGACCGGTATTCTGCCTCGGCTATGGTGACGATTGACGGGAATCACTATGATTTTGCGAACAATATGGATGATCGCAATCAGGTTCTGGACACTATTGAAGCTGCCATGGTTGAGGTGGGGACCCTGAGCAAGTCTGAGTTTGAGCGTCTGCAGGAGAAACGATACCAGAACTGAACTGACTAAACTGAATTGACTAAACTGAACTGAATAGGTATTGAGACAACTGATAAAGCATAGAATAAAGCCCCGCATTTTTTGCGGGGCTTTGTGTATTTATTTTGTTTGCTTATTTTATTTATTTACTTATTGAGATGGGAACGACAGTACAGGTCTTACCAGACGAAAAGACCCACCATGCCGGCGGACAGGAGTGAAACAAGAATTCCGGACAGGAGCATGCGGCCCACATTTTTGGAGATTAGATCATTCTTTTCCTTGTCTACCAGACCTTTGAAGCAGCCGGTCACCATGCCGATGGTGCTGAAGTTAGCAAAGGAGGTCAGGAAAACAGTTAGAACGGCCTTGTAATGCGGGGCAAAGTGGGCGATGGTCTTGGTGACTTCGCTCATGACCACGAATTCATTAGTAACCAGCTTCATTCCCATGTAACCTGCCATGTTCCAGGCAGTTGCCGGATCCAGCCCCAGGAGGAGGGATGGGATGTAAAGGAAGACGCCAAGGATGTGTTCCAGAGTCAGCTGGGGATTAATCAGGCCAAGCAGTTTATTGATCAGGGCAGCCAGGGCAACAAAGGCGATGACATTGGCCGTGATAATGAGGATTAGCTTACCGGCACCGAGAATGGAATCACCCAGGAAGGAGAAGAAAGGTTCTTTCTTCTGTTTGGCTGGCTTGGCAACCTTGGTAGAGGAGTCTTCTGCAACAGATCCATCAGCAGCAGCCTGATCAGTTTTCTTTGTCCAGGGGAGAATTGCCCGGAGACGGTCGGCAAAGGTTGGAGCAGGAATGGCAGTGGCTGCGGCGGGAGCAGGGGCTGGGGTCTCTGCTACAGCCGCGGTGGTCTGTGCAGAAGCAGAAGCAGGAACAGTCTCATTGGTGTCAGGTGCAGCTTCTGTGGCGTCTGCCAGTGTGGCGATGGTATCTTCTTCCTTGCTGACCTGCACAGGGTAGAGGAGGTTGGCCACGATCAGGGCGTTGATGCAGTTAAGAGGAACAGCGGTCAGCACATATTCGCCTGGAACCAGCTGGGTATAGGAAGCGATAATGGATGCGGTGACGCAGCTCATAGACATCATAGCTAGAGTCAGGTTTCTGGCCGGTTTCATTCTTTGAAGCTGCAGCTTAGATACAGCCAAGGCTTCGGTATTGCCTAAAAACATCATTTCAACTGAGAAGAATGTTTCAAACTTAGGCTGACGGGTAATAAAGCTCAGACCACGACCAACCCATTTGATCAGCCAGGGAAGGAATCCAACATAGGTCAGAATATCGAACATAGGCACAACTAGCAGAATTGGCAGGAGGGCAGAAGCTACAAAGTTAACCGGGGCAGGGTTGACTCCAGTGGGTCCAACCCAGTTAGCAAAGGCGAAATTAATACCCTTGAACGCTGCGGTGACCAGCTGATTAAAGCCAGTAGCAGCTCCCCGGACTATGGCCCGTCCCCAGGAGAAGGAGGTCAGGAACCAGGCGATGACAATGTTGAGAACAATCATGATTCCAATTGATCCCCAGGCAACGTGTTTCTTATCATGGGAGAAAAGCCAGCCAAGAAGCACGAAAATAAATATTCCAGCAATATTGAGTGCTAAATACATAATCATTTTCTTTCGTATGAGACAACGTTATTTATGGTATCGGCACCGGGGCATCGAATCAAGACGAAGGTTCGTGAGATAAAACACGTTCCGGGACTATGCCGTGTTGAAAATGGTTCTTGCTACCGGGAGATGAGTATGGTAAGTGTGGTGACAATATGGTGATGTATGAGAAAGGTGACCATGGCACAGCTTTACTACCGTTACGGCACAATGAATTCGGGGAAAAGCATAGAAATCTTAAAAGTTGCGCATAATTATGAGGAACAGGGCAAGCCAATTGCCCTCATGACTTCTATGCTCGACACGCGGTCAGGCTATGGTCATATTTCTTCCAGAATCGGTCTTAACCGTGAAGCGGTGCCTATCAGTCCCCAGATGGATCTGGTGGACTATGTCAGAGGCCTATCCCCCCGGCCTTATTGTGTTTTGGTTGATGAGTGTCAGTTTTTATCAAAGAAAAATGTTTATGATTTGGCTGCGGTAGTTGATGATCTGGCAATCCCGGTCATGTGCTTTGGCCTGAAAAATGATTTCCAGAACAAACTTTTTGAAGGCTCCTACCACCTGCTTCTTCTGGCTGACAAA
This window contains:
- a CDS encoding thymidine kinase gives rise to the protein MAQLYYRYGTMNSGKSIEILKVAHNYEEQGKPIALMTSMLDTRSGYGHISSRIGLNREAVPISPQMDLVDYVRGLSPRPYCVLVDECQFLSKKNVYDLAAVVDDLAIPVMCFGLKNDFQNKLFEGSYHLLLLADKIEEIKTICQYCSHKATMVLRVADGKPVYEGEQIQIGGNESYIPVCRHHYFHPETAETTDF
- a CDS encoding DUF4125 family protein, translated to MVPTHESANSPDKQTEGNSQEQASPVKLTDQEFLSQAEAVVALEWKQFQKVTNEGGRALCQGNWPVFHQMRLSQFLTWTAPLLISYLQDLEEAEQEGRNLLTEKYARMMESTDGDYYRQHLEAFMPALSDKRHSQQERIISRQVAWAKDFVSRYPHLGSHMRVITTSEDTINKTSLETYLRGELGTYSQRTLDLYDSFIAGQEQKGLNETEQTIGWTVRMAGFTNLTAAEKSQEDSIQKESIQEE
- a CDS encoding NupC/NupG family nucleoside CNT transporter, producing MIMYLALNIAGIFIFVLLGWLFSHDKKHVAWGSIGIMIVLNIVIAWFLTSFSWGRAIVRGAATGFNQLVTAAFKGINFAFANWVGPTGVNPAPVNFVASALLPILLVVPMFDILTYVGFLPWLIKWVGRGLSFITRQPKFETFFSVEMMFLGNTEALAVSKLQLQRMKPARNLTLAMMSMSCVTASIIASYTQLVPGEYVLTAVPLNCINALIVANLLYPVQVSKEEDTIATLADATEAAPDTNETVPASASAQTTAAVAETPAPAPAAATAIPAPTFADRLRAILPWTKKTDQAAADGSVAEDSSTKVAKPAKQKKEPFFSFLGDSILGAGKLILIITANVIAFVALAALINKLLGLINPQLTLEHILGVFLYIPSLLLGLDPATAWNMAGYMGMKLVTNEFVVMSEVTKTIAHFAPHYKAVLTVFLTSFANFSTIGMVTGCFKGLVDKEKNDLISKNVGRMLLSGILVSLLSAGMVGLFVW
- a CDS encoding deoxynucleoside kinase gives rise to the protein MSRILLTCAGVISAGKSTLTQILSDELGTKAYFEPVEDNPVLPLFYKGNQLVEEGKAETNPYAFLLQVFFLNRRFAMIKQAMQEDNNILDRSIYEDSIFMKMNTDQGHATQEEWKIYKALLDNMLEELPYAAKKKSPDLMIFLDVNLETMLSRIKIRGREYEQVESDPSLLNYYKTLLSYYSDWKDRYSASAMVTIDGNHYDFANNMDDRNQVLDTIEAAMVEVGTLSKSEFERLQEKRYQN